The following proteins are encoded in a genomic region of Chloracidobacterium sp.:
- a CDS encoding matrixin family metalloprotease: MRFLNYLSSAMLLVFLASAAFAGGEAADARSGSPRASRWRSERIVLKVSSSLKDSPNIKAGSDIDGAIARSLAAWQPYIDIELIVRSSKLRDVSQKNSPDGVNLLTVAASPQNILFFANDIDSAAKTRTFTNRSGSIVEGDIVLSPFHQFSTDGTYGTFDLEATLRHEIGHLLGLRHSFSLGSVMSATLARNGISRISADVSADDISAVHALYGNDDTYGRIDGKVQVPARFSKEIELWVQDAESGAVVATAKAGREGNYTFSGLDAGKYSVFARAVDSASSGNVQFVGEAELNAGTSVALNFRLSDPGTDGSLIGIGENGMIADQPVAVDRESTRYLIVATSKPILQRVEIDSPSMMIDPESITLSEYAEGVWAIGLRVRTDGSAAKGSYNICLVDAFGGRDCLIGAVRIDGRK, from the coding sequence ATGCGCTTCCTGAACTATCTCAGTTCAGCCATGCTGCTGGTATTTTTGGCCTCTGCGGCCTTTGCCGGCGGCGAAGCGGCAGATGCGCGTTCCGGATCGCCTCGTGCTTCGCGGTGGCGTTCGGAACGTATAGTGCTAAAGGTCTCGTCCTCTCTTAAGGATTCGCCGAACATCAAGGCGGGAAGCGATATAGATGGAGCGATTGCCCGCAGTTTGGCGGCGTGGCAGCCTTACATTGATATAGAACTTATTGTTCGATCCTCGAAGCTTCGGGATGTCAGCCAAAAGAATTCGCCCGACGGCGTCAATCTGCTTACCGTTGCGGCATCACCGCAGAATATCCTTTTTTTTGCGAATGACATCGATTCGGCTGCTAAGACGCGTACCTTTACAAACCGCAGCGGAAGCATTGTCGAAGGTGATATCGTCCTTAGCCCGTTTCACCAGTTCTCGACGGACGGAACGTATGGCACCTTCGATCTCGAGGCTACACTTCGCCATGAAATCGGCCATTTACTCGGCTTAAGACACTCATTTTCACTTGGTTCAGTGATGTCGGCAACGCTTGCCCGGAACGGAATATCTCGAATTTCTGCGGACGTCTCCGCGGATGATATTTCCGCTGTTCATGCTCTCTACGGTAATGACGATACTTATGGCCGCATCGACGGTAAGGTGCAGGTTCCGGCCCGCTTCTCCAAGGAAATCGAACTTTGGGTGCAGGATGCTGAGTCCGGCGCCGTAGTTGCGACAGCTAAAGCGGGACGTGAAGGGAATTATACGTTCTCAGGCCTGGACGCCGGAAAATATTCGGTCTTCGCTCGGGCCGTTGACTCTGCGTCATCGGGGAATGTGCAGTTTGTGGGCGAAGCAGAACTTAACGCAGGTACGAGCGTTGCGCTTAATTTCCGGCTGAGTGACCCCGGCACGGATGGTTCGCTTATCGGCATTGGTGAAAACGGAATGATCGCGGATCAGCCCGTTGCGGTTGATCGTGAAAGCACGCGATACTTAATTGTGGCCACTTCAAAACCAATACTGCAAAGGGTTGAGATCGATTCGCCGTCGATGATGATCGATCCCGAGAGTATCACCTTGAGCGAGTATGCTGAGGGTGTTTGGGCTATCGGTCTGCGTGTTCGAACCGACGGATCGGCCGCAAAGGGAAGTTACAATATCTGCCTTGTCGATGCATTCGGCGGCAGGGATTGTCTCATCGGCGCGGTGCGAATTGACGGCCGAAAATGA
- the rsmD gene encoding 16S rRNA (guanine(966)-N(2))-methyltransferase RsmD gives MRIISGIYGGRVLKSPPDNKTRPTSDRLRETLFNVLAPRIGEETRFLDLCAGTGAVGIEALSRGAGFVTFVDRSKRACALIEENLDKLNIPDEMTEILGLDAETFAAREHKAHWDIAFYDPPYDADLSYVLHEFGANDTLLLRGGLLVAEHHTKRLLPDATGHIRRWRIIKQGESSLSFYENA, from the coding sequence ATGCGGATAATTTCGGGCATCTACGGCGGGCGGGTGTTAAAAAGCCCGCCGGACAACAAGACTAGGCCGACGTCTGACAGGCTTCGCGAAACGCTCTTTAACGTACTTGCCCCGCGCATCGGCGAGGAGACCCGCTTCTTGGATCTGTGTGCCGGAACAGGTGCGGTCGGCATCGAAGCCCTGTCACGCGGCGCGGGCTTCGTTACCTTCGTTGACCGCTCAAAACGGGCCTGCGCTCTGATCGAAGAAAATTTGGACAAGCTTAACATTCCCGATGAAATGACAGAGATCCTCGGCCTCGACGCCGAGACATTTGCCGCCCGCGAGCATAAGGCTCATTGGGATATTGCGTTCTACGACCCGCCGTACGATGCGGACCTTTCATACGTCCTTCACGAGTTCGGTGCGAACGATACGCTTCTGCTTCGCGGCGGATTGCTCGTGGCTGAACACCATACGAAGCGGCTGCTGCCCGATGCGACGGGACATATTCGCCGGTGGCGCATCATCAAGCAAGGCGAATCAAGCCTAAGCTTTTACGAAAATGCGTAG
- the recG gene encoding ATP-dependent DNA helicase RecG gives MLESRTMGFSIEMPLAELHRHGVARLSATMAAKLANAVAANSPDHTAENVTVRDLLDNFPARYEDRSNLISIDSLSDGTEAAVEIVIRNSGGTRVGRNRDPRRPPLFIFEITGGDAGRRSRPVTIKWFVSGKNGKKIVEYYAEKFKRGTRFMAYGLWQFDERRGVYFLKLAKPEELEILPTDETGLFTDQAATSEDGELAEDTASPEFATIHTARTVPVYRKLGPFLTKRLREIIYDVLQKLDAASVKEELPADLIERHSLITRRQALKEIHFPPDNVPVSDYDMCRSPAQRRLIFDEFFWLSFSMQLLRGERRAEPKASVIEVNDSIRTRLKELIPFRLTNAQKKVIGEIFADLRSDAPMNRLVQGDVGSGKTIVAFLAMYAEMENGYQTALMAPTEILAEQHFRNASRLFAESGHRIALLTGSTKAAEKRKLHAALADGTVDMVIGTHALIQDTVAFERLGLVVIDEQHRFGVLQRARLRSSGRVPDMLVMTATPIPRSLAMTVYGDLDVSIIDELPPGRTAIRTVVVGEDKREGVYRGIKREVELGRQAYVVYPLIEESERSDLKAAKAMYEHLKDDVFPQFTVGLLHGKMKGSEKDAIMAEFIAGRINILVSTTVIEVGVDVPNASLMVVEHAERFGLSQLHQLRGRVGRGSEQSYCVLLADFKRTAVAKERLGIMEQTNDGFKIAERDLEIRGQGELLGTRQSGMQSFRLANIIRDLDILTAARAEAECYLIEKRSSPETSEMVKIARSNKNARFGIIA, from the coding sequence GTGCTAGAATCTCGAACCATGGGCTTCTCGATCGAAATGCCGCTGGCTGAGCTGCATCGCCACGGCGTGGCGCGCTTATCAGCCACGATGGCGGCAAAGCTCGCGAATGCGGTAGCCGCGAACTCGCCCGATCATACTGCCGAGAACGTAACCGTGCGCGACCTGCTCGACAACTTTCCCGCACGGTACGAAGATCGCTCGAATCTCATCTCGATCGATTCGCTCTCAGACGGCACCGAAGCCGCTGTTGAGATCGTCATCCGCAATTCTGGAGGAACACGCGTCGGCCGGAACCGAGATCCCCGCAGGCCGCCGCTATTTATCTTTGAGATCACCGGCGGCGATGCGGGCCGCCGTTCGAGGCCGGTAACGATAAAGTGGTTCGTGTCGGGCAAGAACGGAAAAAAGATCGTCGAATATTATGCGGAAAAGTTCAAACGCGGCACACGTTTCATGGCATACGGCCTTTGGCAGTTCGATGAACGGCGGGGCGTATATTTCCTGAAGCTTGCAAAGCCCGAAGAGCTTGAGATACTTCCGACCGACGAAACAGGCCTCTTTACGGATCAGGCCGCAACGAGCGAGGATGGCGAGCTTGCTGAGGATACGGCATCGCCCGAATTTGCTACGATACACACGGCGCGCACCGTTCCCGTTTACCGCAAGCTCGGCCCTTTCCTGACAAAGCGGCTCCGCGAGATCATTTACGACGTCCTTCAGAAGCTTGATGCGGCGTCGGTAAAAGAAGAACTTCCCGCTGATCTCATCGAACGTCACAGCCTTATCACCAGGCGGCAGGCACTCAAAGAGATCCATTTTCCGCCGGATAATGTGCCCGTGTCTGACTACGATATGTGCCGGAGCCCGGCACAGCGGCGGCTCATATTCGACGAATTCTTTTGGCTTTCATTTTCGATGCAGCTTTTACGCGGCGAACGCCGAGCAGAACCAAAAGCTTCTGTAATCGAAGTGAACGATTCCATTCGGACGCGGCTCAAGGAACTTATTCCCTTTCGGCTGACGAACGCGCAAAAAAAGGTGATCGGAGAGATATTTGCCGATCTGCGTTCGGATGCGCCGATGAATCGCCTTGTACAGGGAGATGTCGGCAGCGGCAAGACGATCGTCGCGTTCCTTGCGATGTATGCCGAGATGGAGAACGGCTATCAGACGGCGCTGATGGCACCGACCGAGATACTTGCCGAGCAGCATTTCCGCAACGCATCGCGGCTCTTTGCCGAAAGCGGACATCGTATTGCACTCCTTACCGGCAGCACGAAAGCAGCTGAAAAGCGAAAACTGCACGCTGCTCTCGCCGATGGTACGGTCGATATGGTGATCGGGACGCACGCGTTGATACAGGACACGGTCGCATTTGAGCGGCTTGGGCTTGTAGTGATCGACGAACAGCACCGCTTTGGTGTACTTCAGCGTGCACGGCTCCGCAGCAGCGGGCGTGTGCCCGATATGCTTGTAATGACCGCAACGCCGATACCGCGTTCACTTGCGATGACCGTGTACGGCGACCTTGATGTGTCGATCATCGACGAACTTCCGCCGGGACGCACCGCGATAAGAACGGTGGTCGTCGGCGAGGATAAACGCGAGGGAGTTTATCGCGGTATAAAGCGCGAGGTCGAGCTTGGCCGCCAAGCGTACGTCGTTTATCCGCTGATCGAGGAATCCGAAAGATCCGACCTCAAAGCTGCCAAAGCGATGTACGAACATCTGAAAGATGATGTATTTCCGCAGTTTACCGTCGGTCTGCTTCACGGAAAGATGAAAGGCTCCGAAAAGGATGCGATCATGGCCGAATTCATCGCCGGACGGATAAACATCCTTGTCTCCACGACCGTGATCGAGGTCGGAGTTGATGTGCCTAATGCTTCCCTTATGGTCGTCGAGCATGCGGAACGCTTCGGCCTCTCGCAGCTTCATCAACTGCGTGGCCGCGTCGGACGAGGCTCAGAACAAAGCTATTGCGTATTGCTTGCCGATTTCAAACGCACCGCCGTGGCAAAAGAGCGGCTTGGCATTATGGAACAAACGAATGACGGCTTCAAGATCGCCGAAAGAGACCTGGAGATACGCGGGCAGGGCGAACTTCTCGGCACACGCCAGTCCGGTATGCAGTCCTTCAGGCTCGCAAACATTATCCGCGATCTCGATATTTTGACGGCAGCACGAGCAGAGGCCGAATGCTATTTGATCGAGAAACGATCGTCACCCGAAACCTCAGAAATGGTAAAGATCGCCCGTTCGAACAAGAACGCACGCTTCGGCATCATTGCATGA
- a CDS encoding amino acid transporter translates to MRNSKPSWLRKWLYDGTPEIEGPGEPEGRHHQNPWWKVMCLTGLDYFSTLGYQPGIAFLAAGIISPVATLILVLLTLFGALPVYSRVARESPHGEGSIAMLENLLSRWKGKLFVLALLGFVATDFVITITLSSADATAHILENPFVHQTLPWLDHPVAVTFVLIALLGAVFLKGFREAIGIAVVLVGIYLALNAVVITAGVYEVLTHPSALANWQNALWTTKMSLGSWHIAGAAGIFLMSITSFPKLALGLSGFETGVAVMPLIKGPNRIGNTRKLLISAAVIMSILLIASSLATSVLIEPKEFCPRVDCGSDIFEHSVPEYCSCTADQIAAGVTTDGGKANGRALAYIAHRYLGDIFGTIYDLSTILILWFAGASAMAGLLNIVPRYLPRYGMAPEWARATRPLTLVFTAICFAVTWIFEANVDAQGGAYATGVLVLISSAAIAVTLSARRRRSKWTWAFWIVSIVFAYTTVANMFERPDGLKIAMIFITAIIVSSFISRAMRSTEIRIDKIELDPAAKSFIDELNDEGELRIVTNRRETGDMTEYRFKEHEKRVDNHIPSSDPILFYEIEPGDSSEFKGRLFIRGVDVDGYKILRTQAPAVPNAIAAFLLYLRDKTGKIPHVYFGWSEGNPIMYLARYILFGEGDTAPVTREILRQAEEDPELRPNVHVGG, encoded by the coding sequence ATGAGAAACAGCAAGCCAAGCTGGCTCAGAAAATGGCTGTATGACGGGACCCCGGAGATCGAGGGCCCCGGCGAACCAGAAGGCCGGCATCATCAGAATCCTTGGTGGAAAGTGATGTGCCTTACCGGCCTCGACTACTTTTCTACCCTCGGTTATCAACCCGGAATTGCATTTCTTGCCGCCGGTATCATTTCGCCGGTCGCGACCTTGATACTCGTTCTGCTCACGCTGTTCGGAGCTTTACCTGTTTACAGCAGGGTCGCCCGTGAAAGTCCGCACGGTGAAGGTTCGATCGCGATGCTTGAGAACTTGCTTTCGCGGTGGAAGGGAAAACTTTTCGTCCTTGCCCTGTTAGGATTCGTTGCGACGGATTTTGTGATCACGATCACGTTGTCATCGGCGGACGCAACGGCGCATATCCTCGAAAACCCGTTCGTGCATCAAACTCTCCCGTGGCTTGACCATCCGGTGGCCGTTACATTCGTCTTGATCGCCTTGCTCGGGGCCGTTTTCCTAAAAGGTTTTCGCGAGGCGATCGGTATAGCGGTTGTTCTGGTCGGTATCTACCTTGCTCTGAACGCGGTTGTCATAACGGCAGGCGTTTATGAGGTGCTGACCCATCCGAGTGCTCTGGCGAATTGGCAGAACGCATTGTGGACGACAAAAATGTCCTTGGGAAGCTGGCATATCGCCGGGGCCGCGGGCATTTTTTTGATGTCGATCACAAGTTTTCCAAAATTGGCACTCGGGCTATCAGGTTTTGAGACAGGCGTTGCGGTGATGCCGCTGATAAAGGGGCCGAACCGTATCGGGAACACGCGGAAACTCCTGATCTCTGCTGCAGTTATAATGAGCATTTTGCTGATCGCCAGCAGTTTGGCGACAAGTGTGCTTATCGAACCGAAAGAATTTTGTCCGCGCGTTGACTGCGGGTCAGATATATTCGAACACTCGGTTCCTGAATATTGTTCGTGTACGGCGGACCAGATCGCAGCCGGCGTCACTACCGATGGCGGCAAGGCGAACGGCCGCGCGCTTGCATATATTGCCCACCGATACCTCGGCGACATCTTTGGAACGATCTATGATCTGAGTACGATCTTGATCTTGTGGTTTGCCGGTGCATCAGCGATGGCGGGTTTGCTTAATATCGTTCCGAGATACCTTCCCCGCTACGGCATGGCTCCCGAATGGGCGCGGGCGACACGGCCGCTTACGCTTGTTTTTACCGCGATCTGTTTTGCCGTAACGTGGATCTTTGAAGCCAATGTTGACGCTCAGGGTGGAGCGTATGCAACGGGTGTCCTGGTCCTGATATCATCGGCGGCCATCGCCGTTACGCTCTCGGCACGGCGTCGGCGAAGCAAGTGGACATGGGCGTTCTGGATCGTGTCGATCGTGTTTGCGTACACGACCGTTGCCAATATGTTCGAGCGGCCTGACGGGCTCAAGATCGCGATGATCTTTATTACAGCGATAATCGTTTCGTCATTCATATCCAGGGCGATGCGCTCGACCGAGATCCGGATCGATAAGATCGAACTCGATCCGGCAGCCAAAAGCTTTATTGATGAACTGAACGACGAAGGCGAGCTACGCATTGTAACCAACAGACGCGAGACCGGCGATATGACCGAATATCGCTTTAAGGAGCACGAGAAGCGGGTCGATAACCATATACCGTCGAGCGACCCGATATTATTCTACGAGATCGAACCGGGCGATTCGTCCGAGTTCAAGGGCAGGTTATTCATACGCGGGGTCGATGTTGACGGCTACAAGATCTTGCGGACACAGGCTCCGGCCGTGCCCAACGCGATCGCCGCATTCCTTTTATATTTGCGTGACAAGACTGGCAAGATACCGCACGTTTATTTCGGCTGGAGCGAGGGCAATCCCATAATGTACCTTGCCCGATACATTCTGTTCGGCGAAGGAGATACGGCCCCGGTAACTCGCGAGATCCTTAGGCAGGCGGAAGAGGATCCGGAGCTTCGGCCGAATGTTCACGTCGGCGGCTGA
- the aroC gene encoding chorismate synthase produces MFFKFTTAGESHGPALTAIVEGMPSGVAIDREAIDSELRRRQLGYGRGGRMKIETDRVEILSGVRHGKTLGSPISLMIRNDDFVHWEQVMSAEPLDVEPNNPREVKRPRPGHADLAGGQKYAARDLRDILERASARETAARVACGAVAKQLLASFGVEVYSHVIRLGSIDATQVERAWEEIIAIPLDSPLRCADPDAERKMIELIDKAKDEGDTLGGIFEVVARKLPVGLGSHTSWDEKLDGRIARAIMSIHAVKAVEIGTGVANAGKPGSEVHDEIFFGESNGFTRRTNNAGGLEGGITNGEELRVRGYMKPISTLKKRLRSVDIDSKAAADSAFERSDITAVTAAGVIGEAMLAIVLANEIRKKFGGDSIGEALSNFARYTEHIAEY; encoded by the coding sequence ATGTTCTTCAAATTCACCACAGCAGGCGAATCACACGGCCCTGCCTTAACCGCGATAGTCGAGGGCATGCCCTCCGGCGTGGCAATAGATCGCGAAGCCATCGATAGCGAACTCCGCCGGCGTCAACTCGGATACGGACGCGGCGGCCGTATGAAGATCGAGACCGACCGTGTCGAGATTTTGTCGGGCGTTAGGCACGGCAAAACGCTCGGTTCGCCGATCAGTTTGATGATACGCAACGATGATTTTGTTCATTGGGAACAGGTTATGTCCGCTGAGCCTCTCGATGTCGAGCCGAATAACCCGCGTGAGGTGAAGCGCCCGCGGCCGGGACACGCCGATCTTGCCGGCGGCCAAAAATATGCGGCACGCGACCTCCGCGACATTCTGGAGCGCGCTTCGGCCCGCGAGACCGCGGCACGCGTCGCCTGCGGAGCAGTTGCAAAGCAATTGTTAGCTTCGTTCGGTGTGGAAGTGTATAGTCATGTCATACGGCTCGGCAGCATCGATGCGACGCAGGTCGAACGTGCATGGGAAGAGATCATCGCAATACCTTTGGATTCGCCGCTTCGCTGTGCCGATCCCGACGCAGAGCGAAAGATGATCGAATTGATCGACAAAGCAAAGGATGAGGGCGACACACTCGGCGGCATCTTCGAGGTCGTCGCACGTAAACTGCCCGTCGGCCTCGGTTCACACACATCGTGGGACGAAAAGCTGGATGGGCGTATCGCGCGGGCCATAATGTCGATACACGCCGTGAAGGCCGTTGAGATCGGGACAGGCGTGGCGAACGCCGGCAAGCCCGGCTCTGAGGTGCACGACGAGATATTTTTCGGAGAGAGCAACGGCTTCACCCGTAGAACGAATAACGCCGGCGGACTCGAAGGCGGAATAACGAATGGCGAAGAGCTTCGCGTTCGCGGCTATATGAAGCCGATCTCAACACTCAAAAAGCGTCTTCGTTCCGTAGATATCGACTCGAAAGCGGCAGCAGACTCGGCATTTGAACGCTCCGACATCACGGCTGTTACCGCCGCAGGCGTCATCGGTGAAGCGATGCTCGCGATAGTGCTGGCGAATGAGATACGCAAGAAATTCGGCGGTGATTCGATCGGCGAAGCACTTTCGAATTTTGCAAGATACACCGAGCATATAGCGGAGTATTGA
- a CDS encoding EamA family transporter produces MRRPALLIIAVWVILTLIWSSTWIFIKVGLQDLPPMAFASSRFLLSILILFSVVVLRRVPLPRSAAEWRLIALTGVLQFSVNYAMVFWSEQYITSGLAAVLQAMITVFGLVLAWVHLPNERITRQKVVAVAVGLIGVAVIFVDQLRIENWMAFAGSAGIVIGAYAAAQASILVKAKAGGIHPGALVLCQMACGLPPLIIYSIVREGDPRSFHWTWAAAACVLYLAIIGTVVAFWLYYWLLERVESTKAMMISLVTPLLAVVIGAVTMGETLPPQTLLGSLLIIASIGLIVFRKRRKQPAAA; encoded by the coding sequence ATGCGTAGGCCGGCTTTGCTCATTATTGCAGTGTGGGTCATTTTGACGCTCATCTGGAGCTCAACGTGGATCTTTATAAAGGTCGGCCTGCAAGACCTGCCGCCGATGGCTTTCGCGAGTTCGCGATTCCTGCTTTCGATCCTTATTCTGTTCTCCGTAGTGGTATTGAGGAGGGTGCCGCTGCCGCGTTCGGCGGCTGAATGGCGGCTGATCGCATTGACCGGCGTCCTGCAATTCTCGGTCAACTACGCGATGGTATTTTGGAGCGAACAGTACATTACATCGGGCCTCGCCGCCGTTCTGCAGGCGATGATCACCGTATTCGGCCTGGTGCTGGCATGGGTACACCTGCCGAATGAGCGCATTACCCGACAAAAGGTCGTGGCAGTTGCCGTAGGTTTGATCGGCGTGGCTGTGATCTTCGTCGATCAGCTTCGTATTGAGAATTGGATGGCCTTCGCCGGTTCGGCCGGGATCGTCATCGGTGCCTATGCCGCCGCGCAGGCGTCCATACTCGTAAAGGCAAAGGCCGGCGGCATACATCCCGGTGCGCTCGTCCTTTGCCAAATGGCATGCGGATTGCCGCCGCTTATCATTTACAGCATTGTTCGCGAAGGCGATCCTCGCTCATTTCATTGGACGTGGGCCGCCGCTGCTTGTGTGCTTTACTTGGCGATCATCGGAACGGTCGTCGCATTTTGGCTATACTACTGGCTGCTCGAGAGGGTCGAATCGACAAAGGCGATGATGATCTCATTGGTTACGCCGCTTCTGGCGGTGGTGATCGGTGCGGTAACGATGGGCGAAACGCTTCCGCCGCAGACGCTCCTCGGAAGCCTGCTTATCATCGCGAGCATCGGGTTGATAGTCTTCAGGAAACGACGAAAGCAGCCCGCCGCCGCGTAA
- a CDS encoding zinc-ribbon domain containing protein, whose product MSNDRLDNETIVPEHLQDQHITCADCYEEFTWSAGEQRFFLKKGLTDPPKRCRRCKQAKTDRIASLHASRQTGVRSRIDVIVKCARCDAMTTVPFFPSQGRPVFCRSCYIFVSGEPNKPDKDDQPPT is encoded by the coding sequence ATGTCGAACGATCGACTCGACAACGAAACCATTGTTCCAGAGCATCTGCAGGATCAACACATCACCTGCGCCGATTGCTACGAGGAATTTACATGGTCGGCCGGCGAACAAAGATTCTTTCTCAAAAAAGGCCTCACTGACCCGCCAAAACGATGCCGGCGCTGCAAGCAGGCTAAAACCGATCGCATTGCGTCCCTGCATGCTTCGCGCCAAACGGGAGTTCGTTCGCGGATAGACGTTATTGTTAAATGTGCTCGGTGTGATGCGATGACCACCGTTCCGTTCTTTCCTTCTCAAGGACGGCCGGTCTTTTGCCGCTCGTGCTACATATTTGTCAGCGGAGAACCGAATAAGCCCGATAAGGACGATCAGCCGCCGACGTGA
- the purD gene encoding phosphoribosylamine--glycine ligase, translating to MNILVIGSGGREHAICSAFARSKYQPKIYCANGNAGIAAIAECVPVRPDDVKALADLAAAKAVDLTFVGGETALALGIADEFESRGLQIIGPCREAAQLEASKAFAKDFMGRHGIPTARYATAHSPDFAIEMLESGDFGDASRSVVVKADGLAAGKGVTVAGDRAEAAAAINDLAASGGPAAAKIIIEECLAGTEVSLLAFVDGEDFALMPAARDHKRIGNGDTGPNTGGMGTFTDASLLTAEQIGDIAERILKPTLHGCIREGMRYRGVLFLGLMMTAAGPMLLEYNVRFGDPETQSILVRLETDLVDICGAMLNGSLSSIEIEWRKGSSACVVLAAEGYPGKPRTGDVITGLPDAATMPNVTLFHAATSRNAAGEYCTAGGRVLGVTAVGDTLSNAVSTAYGAAGKIAWQGMQYRSDIGK from the coding sequence ATGAACATTCTCGTGATCGGATCCGGAGGCCGCGAACACGCGATATGCAGTGCGTTCGCGCGGAGCAAATATCAGCCGAAGATCTATTGTGCCAATGGTAATGCCGGAATTGCGGCGATCGCAGAGTGCGTTCCGGTGCGTCCCGATGACGTCAAAGCCTTAGCGGATCTTGCAGCAGCGAAGGCCGTTGATCTTACCTTCGTCGGCGGCGAAACCGCGCTCGCACTCGGCATCGCAGATGAGTTCGAGTCCCGCGGGCTTCAGATCATCGGGCCGTGCCGCGAAGCCGCTCAGCTTGAGGCCAGCAAGGCATTTGCAAAGGACTTTATGGGCCGGCACGGCATCCCGACGGCTCGATATGCCACCGCACATTCACCGGATTTTGCCATCGAAATGCTCGAAAGCGGCGATTTCGGCGATGCATCGCGGAGTGTCGTTGTTAAAGCGGACGGGTTGGCGGCAGGCAAAGGCGTTACGGTTGCAGGAGATCGGGCGGAAGCGGCCGCAGCGATCAATGACCTTGCGGCTTCGGGCGGTCCGGCAGCGGCAAAGATAATTATTGAGGAATGCCTTGCAGGCACGGAAGTCTCATTGTTGGCGTTCGTTGACGGTGAAGACTTTGCGCTGATGCCGGCGGCCCGCGACCACAAGCGTATCGGCAACGGCGATACGGGGCCGAACACAGGCGGCATGGGTACGTTCACTGACGCGTCCTTGCTTACCGCTGAGCAGATCGGCGACATCGCGGAAAGGATACTGAAGCCAACACTGCACGGCTGTATTCGAGAAGGAATGCGTTATCGGGGTGTGCTGTTCTTAGGTTTAATGATGACCGCCGCCGGGCCGATGCTGCTTGAGTACAATGTACGCTTTGGCGATCCTGAGACACAGTCTATTCTCGTGCGGCTTGAAACTGACCTTGTCGATATTTGCGGAGCGATGCTGAACGGCAGCCTCTCATCAATAGAGATCGAGTGGCGAAAAGGAAGCTCGGCGTGTGTCGTGCTTGCTGCCGAAGGTTATCCAGGCAAGCCGCGTACGGGCGATGTGATCACAGGCCTGCCTGATGCCGCGACAATGCCTAACGTAACGCTCTTTCACGCAGCAACTTCGCGGAACGCCGCAGGTGAATATTGCACCGCGGGCGGGCGCGTGCTCGGAGTAACGGCTGTCGGCGATACGCTGAGCAATGCCGTTTCAACGGCGTATGGTGCCGCAGGGAAGATCGCTTGGCAAGGAATGCAGTATCGGAGCGACATCGGGAAATGA
- a CDS encoding SLBB domain-containing protein yields MRRQMLRPFDLRIMLGAFAAVLACIVSISAQKESGLVHYGDLIDVDVVGSFEFDWRGGVTPEGMLDGFNSYGDPINALCRTESEIAGEIKERLSKILRDPKVNVRILDRSKRPVAILDGAVRKPQKFLLNRDATLLELIVMAGGLTDDASGEIQLFRPPALNCEAKDGSAKRAEQFTAISVADIIAGVAAANPIVHSGDIITVRRADEIYVIGGVVEPRIVSSHTQTTLTAAVAAAGGLAKGAGESVTIYRRTAGVTTMIEADLKKIAAGLQEDPKLSPFDIVDVRSKGSEARKTPPLLLGRPEAKVVTLPLRIVD; encoded by the coding sequence ATGCGACGTCAAATGCTGCGGCCGTTCGATCTTAGAATAATGCTCGGTGCATTTGCGGCTGTTCTGGCGTGTATTGTCTCGATCAGTGCGCAAAAAGAGAGCGGCCTTGTCCACTACGGCGATCTGATCGACGTTGATGTTGTGGGCAGCTTTGAGTTCGATTGGCGCGGCGGCGTGACGCCGGAAGGGATGCTCGACGGGTTTAACAGTTACGGCGATCCTATCAATGCTCTTTGCCGCACGGAAAGCGAGATAGCAGGGGAGATAAAAGAGCGGCTTTCAAAGATACTCCGCGATCCGAAAGTGAACGTGCGGATACTGGATCGCTCGAAAAGGCCGGTCGCGATCCTCGACGGAGCCGTGCGCAAGCCGCAGAAATTCCTACTCAACAGGGATGCAACACTGCTCGAGCTGATCGTAATGGCGGGTGGGCTTACTGACGATGCTAGCGGTGAGATACAGTTATTTCGGCCGCCGGCCCTGAATTGTGAGGCGAAAGACGGTTCCGCGAAACGTGCGGAGCAGTTCACAGCTATCAGTGTGGCCGACATAATTGCCGGCGTCGCCGCGGCGAACCCGATCGTACACAGCGGCGATATCATAACTGTGCGGCGAGCAGACGAGATATACGTTATCGGCGGTGTCGTCGAGCCGCGTATCGTTTCTTCGCATACACAGACCACCTTGACCGCAGCGGTCGCGGCCGCAGGCGGTCTCGCAAAAGGCGCCGGAGAGTCTGTGACCATTTATCGGCGTACCGCGGGCGTTACCACAATGATCGAGGCAGATCTGAAAAAGATTGCGGCGGGCTTGCAGGAGGATCCGAAGCTTTCGCCATTCGATATTGTCGATGTTCGTTCAAAAGGCTCCGAGGCTCGAAAGACGCCGCCTCTGTTGCTGGGACGTCCCGAAGCAAAGGTCGTTACCCTGCCTTTGCGGATCGTGGATTGA